The genomic window ATGCACTAACGAAATTATCCCTATCCATTCCATTATGTTTGGCAATATTTTCTATTTCTTCTTCTATTCTTGAATCATCAACATTGATATTAAGACGCTTGATTTCTTGAGCCTTAATCCTTTGAGCAATAAGCATATCAATCGCTTTCTTCTTGGAGATCTTTAAATCTTTTTGCGCCTGCTCGATTTGATAAAGCGTAATAGGATCACCATTAACAGTAATAGCAATCCCCCCGACAATATCATTCTTATTGGTCTTGACAGGAGTGTCAGCAAATAAAAAGACAAAAGTGCTAAATATAAAAAAACCGAAAAAAAACTTTCCCAAAATACCCCTTTTAAATATTTTATTTTAACATTAAAAAGCTATATTTAGAATACAGAATTTTTCAGATACAATCCCAAACTTAAAATAAAAACAACCCATCGGATAATAATATGAAACTTGATTCTTCCAATAAGGCCATTTTAGCCTTAGCCTTAAGCTCTTTTTGTATGGGTGTAACCGAATTTATCGTAGCAGGTATTTTGCCCGACATCGCCAAATACTTTCACACTACCCAACCTACTGCCGGCTGGTTGGTAACTTTATATGCGATCGGAGTGGTAATCGGCGCTCCACTCCTTACCATTCCATTAAGCCATCTAAATCGCAAACAACAACTTTTGATCAATCTGGGTATTTTTGCGCTTGCTAATCTTCTCATTGCCTTAAGCAATAATTTTTATACTACGCTTTTAGCAAGGTTAGTAGCAGGTTTTATGCACGGTGTATTTTTTGTAATCGCCACAATCACTGCCGTAAAAGTCGCCAAAGAGGGAAAACAAAGCCAAGCTTTAAGTATTATGGTATCAGGGCTTACAGTGGCTTTGGTAACAGGCGTACCTCTAGGAACTTTTATAGGACAGATATTTGGATTTCAAGCTGTATTTTTTCTGATTTTTATTCTTACAAGCATAGCTTTTATAAGCGTCTTGATAATTATGCCAAACAACTTAGCAGGTTCGCCCACAAAAATAAAACACCTTTTCCTTGCACTCAAAGTCCCGCCTTTACTCAAAGCTTATGCAATCACCATATGCACTTGTGGCGCAGCTTTCGTTCTTTATACTTACATTGCAGATATGCTACTTAATATTAGTGGTTTTGATAAAAAAATGATCGGATTTATTTTGCTTTTATATGGAATCTGTGCAATCATCGGGAATCTTTTCGGGGGCAAACTGACAGATTCAAAAGGCTCTATTATGGCGTTGCGCATTATTTTATTCGGGCAAGTAATCGTTTATGCACTTGTAAGCTTGAGTGCTTATTGGCAAACAGCCGTCATTATCAATTTATGCGTAATGGGTTTTTTTGCTTTTGCAGGTATTTCTCCTCTCAAAACTTTTGCAATGATGAGCGCCCAAAAATACACTCCCGATTTTATGGACAGCTCAATCAGTATTAATGAAGCCTCCTTTAATGTCGG from Helicobacter sp. 12S02232-10 includes these protein-coding regions:
- a CDS encoding MFS transporter, yielding MKLDSSNKAILALALSSFCMGVTEFIVAGILPDIAKYFHTTQPTAGWLVTLYAIGVVIGAPLLTIPLSHLNRKQQLLINLGIFALANLLIALSNNFYTTLLARLVAGFMHGVFFVIATITAVKVAKEGKQSQALSIMVSGLTVALVTGVPLGTFIGQIFGFQAVFFLIFILTSIAFISVLIIMPNNLAGSPTKIKHLFLALKVPPLLKAYAITICTCGAAFVLYTYIADMLLNISGFDKKMIGFILLLYGICAIIGNLFGGKLTDSKGSIMALRIILFGQVIVYALVSLSAYWQTAVIINLCVMGFFAFAGISPLKTFAMMSAQKYTPDFMDSSISINEASFNVGIALASFIGGVVFAHFGIVFNPIFATLFALPGLIIVLKSPRTI